From Trueperella pecoris, a single genomic window includes:
- a CDS encoding phosphoglyceromutase, producing MVYKLVLVRHGESEWNAKNLFTGWVDVPLSEKGVKEARHAGTLLTDAGVLPDILHTSLLRRAIMTANLALDSADRHWIPVKRNWRLNERHYGALQGKNKKEIRDEYGDEKFMEWRRSFDVAPPAIEAGSEFSQDADPRYAGEPIPLTECLKDVIARLTPYWDEAIVPDLKSGKTVMIAAHGNSLRAIVKMLDEISDEDISGLNIPTGIPLYYELDEETLKPVKKGGTYLDPEAAKAAIEAVANQGK from the coding sequence ATGGTTTACAAGTTGGTGCTCGTCCGCCACGGCGAGTCCGAATGGAATGCAAAGAACCTCTTCACCGGTTGGGTGGATGTGCCACTCTCGGAGAAGGGTGTGAAGGAAGCACGCCACGCAGGCACGCTTCTCACCGACGCCGGCGTCCTGCCGGACATCCTCCACACCTCGCTGCTTCGTCGCGCGATCATGACCGCCAACCTTGCGCTAGATTCGGCCGACCGCCACTGGATCCCGGTCAAGCGCAACTGGCGCCTGAACGAGCGCCACTATGGCGCCCTCCAGGGCAAGAACAAGAAGGAGATCCGCGACGAGTACGGTGACGAGAAGTTCATGGAATGGCGTCGTTCGTTCGACGTCGCACCGCCCGCCATCGAAGCAGGCTCCGAGTTCTCCCAGGATGCCGATCCGCGTTACGCCGGCGAGCCGATCCCGTTGACCGAGTGCCTCAAGGACGTCATCGCACGCCTGACCCCCTACTGGGATGAAGCCATTGTTCCGGATCTGAAGTCGGGCAAGACCGTCATGATCGCCGCCCACGGCAACTCGCTGCGCGCAATCGTGAAGATGCTCGATGAGATCTCCGACGAGGACATCTCCGGCCTCAACATCCCCACTGGCATCCCGCTCTACTACGAGCTCGACGAGGAGACGCTCAAGCCGGTCAAGAAGGGTGGCACCTACCTCGATCCCGAGGCCGCCAAGGCAGCTATCGAGGCCGTCGCTAACCAGGGCAAGTAA
- the phoU gene encoding phosphate signaling complex protein PhoU — translation MREQFRQQMQELTDTLILQAQAASKAMNGAAASLKNANLALAERVIDADHSIDMLERSIDDMGISLLARQAPVAGDLRTVVSALRLSATLERMGDLARHVAYVARGRFPNTVVQGDVQGLFEQMADKAAEVGKLVAALVETADLTIADQIIRGDDVLDELHAKTFDIALDDSRDLSRQEVVDIILLGRYLERFGDHGVSVAHRMRFLVTGMEADAE, via the coding sequence GTGCGCGAACAATTCCGTCAGCAGATGCAGGAACTCACCGACACCCTCATCTTGCAGGCACAGGCCGCATCGAAGGCGATGAATGGCGCTGCGGCGTCGTTGAAGAATGCAAACCTCGCGTTGGCCGAACGCGTCATCGACGCCGATCACTCCATCGACATGCTCGAACGAAGCATCGATGACATGGGCATTTCGCTTCTGGCCCGGCAGGCGCCCGTAGCCGGCGACCTGCGCACCGTCGTCTCCGCCCTGCGCCTATCCGCAACACTTGAGCGCATGGGCGACCTCGCGCGCCACGTCGCGTATGTTGCGCGTGGGCGATTCCCGAATACTGTCGTCCAGGGCGACGTTCAGGGCCTTTTCGAGCAGATGGCTGACAAAGCCGCTGAAGTGGGAAAGCTCGTTGCGGCGCTCGTTGAGACAGCGGACCTCACCATTGCCGACCAGATCATTCGCGGCGACGACGTCCTCGACGAGCTCCACGCGAAGACCTTCGACATTGCCCTCGACGACTCCCGCGACCTGAGCCGCCAAGAGGTCGTTGACATCATCCTGCTCGGCCGCTACCTCGAGCGCTTCGGCGACCACGGGGTGTCGGTCGCACACCGGATGCGCTTCCTCGTGACCGGCATGGAGGCCGACGCCGAGTAG
- a CDS encoding sensor histidine kinase, with the protein MADGVAFGVGFFLGIFVAVVAIVAYEISQRLFGQTARELPPADDTDVTALLASLPQSHIVLDEHNAVVRASSITYAYGLIANGVLRPELSELAEEARGSGQVSDLDLRLPRLDEDVPGLRLWVRATPMSGDKVLILFEDNTKKRRLEEMRRDFVANVSHELKTPVGAIGLLAEAMTEVADEPEHVRRFSARLSTEATRLSELVQEIIQLSRLQDANVLAESEFVDVDDVVAEALDRVRVEARSRGVKLVSGGTPDLQVYGDRALLTTAVRNLLDNAVRYSKPHGQVSVGVSADSGEVRIAVVDQGEGISPEAQQRIFERFYRGDRARSRETGGTGLGLSIVKHVVGDHGGRVKVWSKPGQGSTFTMILPAAFQGTAPTPPAQPQPATTRPATTASPASHTNGGN; encoded by the coding sequence ATGGCAGATGGTGTTGCATTCGGGGTGGGTTTCTTCCTCGGAATATTTGTGGCGGTGGTGGCGATTGTTGCCTACGAGATTTCCCAGCGCCTTTTTGGCCAGACGGCCCGGGAGCTCCCGCCTGCTGACGACACGGATGTGACCGCTCTGCTCGCATCCCTTCCGCAGTCCCACATTGTTCTTGACGAACATAACGCGGTGGTGCGGGCGTCCTCGATCACTTACGCCTATGGCCTCATTGCCAACGGTGTGCTGCGGCCGGAGCTGAGCGAGCTCGCCGAGGAGGCGCGAGGCTCGGGCCAAGTCTCGGATCTTGATTTGCGGTTGCCGCGCCTGGATGAGGACGTCCCTGGGCTGCGCCTGTGGGTGCGTGCGACCCCGATGTCGGGCGACAAGGTGTTGATACTTTTTGAGGACAACACGAAAAAGCGGCGCCTGGAGGAGATGCGGCGTGATTTCGTGGCGAATGTTTCCCACGAGTTGAAGACGCCGGTGGGGGCCATTGGCCTGCTGGCTGAAGCGATGACGGAGGTGGCTGACGAGCCGGAGCATGTGCGCAGGTTCTCGGCACGCCTGAGCACTGAGGCGACCCGCCTGTCGGAGCTGGTCCAGGAGATCATCCAGCTCTCGCGCCTGCAGGACGCGAACGTGTTGGCTGAGTCAGAGTTTGTTGACGTCGACGACGTCGTGGCCGAGGCCCTCGACCGCGTTCGGGTGGAGGCGCGCTCGCGAGGGGTCAAGCTGGTTTCTGGCGGCACGCCTGACCTGCAGGTGTATGGCGATCGTGCGCTGCTGACGACGGCGGTGCGCAACCTTCTCGACAACGCTGTGCGGTATTCGAAGCCGCACGGGCAGGTGTCGGTTGGTGTGAGCGCGGATTCGGGGGAGGTGCGCATCGCCGTGGTCGACCAAGGCGAGGGCATTTCGCCCGAGGCCCAGCAGCGTATTTTTGAGCGCTTTTACCGTGGGGACCGGGCCCGCTCGCGTGAGACGGGCGGTACCGGCCTGGGCCTGTCGATCGTTAAGCATGTGGTTGGGGATCACGGCGGACGCGTCAAGGTGTGGAGCAAACCCGGCCAGGGGTCGACTTTCACGATGATTCTGCCCGCCGCTTTCCAAGGCACCGCGCCGACGCCGCCCGCCCAGCCGCAACCGGCCACGACGCGACCGGCCACGACGGCGTCGCCCGCATCGCACACGAACGGAGGGAACTGA
- a CDS encoding response regulator transcription factor, giving the protein MTRILIVEDEPTYREMLEFNLVRDGFEVTTASNGVAAMEQFARTDADIVLLDLMLPGLSGTEVCRRIRAQSGVPIIMLTAKDTEIDKVVGLEIGADDYVTKPYSYRELVARIRAVLRRVRDVEEHSAELLVAGEVEMDVDAHVVRVAGEPVSMPLREFELLELFMHNRDRVLTRSQILDRIWGLDYIGDTKTLDVHVKRIRSKIETDPTNPALLLTVRGLGYKLVSNPA; this is encoded by the coding sequence ATGACGCGCATCCTCATCGTCGAAGACGAGCCGACCTACCGCGAGATGCTGGAGTTTAACCTGGTCCGGGACGGGTTTGAGGTGACGACGGCGTCGAACGGCGTGGCGGCGATGGAGCAGTTTGCCCGCACGGATGCGGACATCGTGCTGCTCGACCTCATGCTTCCGGGGCTGTCCGGCACGGAGGTGTGCCGGCGTATCCGTGCACAATCGGGCGTGCCCATCATCATGCTGACCGCCAAGGATACGGAGATCGACAAGGTGGTCGGCTTGGAGATCGGCGCGGACGACTACGTGACCAAGCCGTATTCCTACCGCGAGCTCGTGGCGCGCATCCGGGCGGTGTTGCGCCGCGTGAGAGACGTGGAGGAGCACAGCGCGGAGCTGCTGGTGGCCGGTGAGGTGGAAATGGATGTGGACGCGCATGTGGTGCGCGTGGCCGGCGAGCCGGTGTCCATGCCGTTGCGTGAGTTCGAGTTGCTCGAACTATTCATGCACAATCGTGACCGAGTCCTGACCCGTAGCCAGATCCTCGACCGCATTTGGGGCCTGGATTACATCGGCGACACGAAGACGCTCGACGTACACGTTAAGCGCATTCGGTCCAAGATCGAGACCGATCCGACCAACCCTGCCCTGCTGTTGACCGTGCGTGGACTGGGCTACAAACTGGTGTCAAATCCGGCATAG
- a CDS encoding CarD family transcriptional regulator — MTFKVGETVVYPHHGAAYIEEISEKTMRGETRTYLTLRILQGDLVIQVPQESIEQVGVRDVSNEEQLERVFSVLRETDVEEPANWSRRYKANGEKLTSGDVNKVAEVVRDLSRRNVDRGLSAGEKRMLGQARAILGSEVALARDITDEEADALLDEVMGIDAESAATAATPESAESAD, encoded by the coding sequence GTGACCTTCAAAGTTGGCGAAACGGTTGTTTACCCGCATCATGGGGCTGCGTACATCGAGGAAATCTCGGAAAAGACGATGCGCGGCGAGACGCGCACGTACCTCACCCTCCGGATTCTGCAGGGCGATTTGGTGATCCAGGTTCCGCAGGAATCGATCGAGCAGGTCGGTGTGCGTGACGTGTCGAATGAGGAGCAGCTTGAGCGCGTCTTTAGCGTGCTTCGTGAGACGGACGTCGAGGAGCCAGCTAACTGGTCGCGTCGCTACAAGGCCAATGGCGAAAAGTTGACCTCGGGGGACGTGAACAAGGTGGCCGAGGTCGTACGTGACCTCTCCCGCCGCAACGTCGATCGCGGTCTTTCCGCTGGTGAGAAGCGCATGTTGGGCCAGGCTCGCGCGATCCTCGGCTCGGAAGTGGCCCTTGCCCGTGACATCACGGACGAAGAGGCGGACGCCCTGCTCGATGAAGTGATGGGTATCGACGCCGAATCGGCAGCCACCGCTGCGACTCCGGAATCGGCTGAATCGGCCGACTAA
- the ispD gene encoding 2-C-methyl-D-erythritol 4-phosphate cytidylyltransferase, with protein sequence MSFAAVIAGAGSGTRLGANMPKALVRLGGVPLLVHAIRGMNAAGIDDVVVTIPAGVEARAAFTDALAEGGVAARLVVGGSTRQGSVANGLAAVTSDYVLIHDAARALTPVSVISRVCRALEAGHDAVVPALAVTDTIKEVGPRQVQAAGSGGVSGADGVVDVEPVVATLDRAKLRAMQTPQGFRTELVRRAHRAGWERGANEASAAPDDAALVEAMGEPVVLVEGSPEAMKVTTAWDLAVAHMLLTRDE encoded by the coding sequence ATGTCTTTCGCCGCCGTCATTGCCGGCGCCGGCTCGGGCACGCGGCTGGGCGCGAACATGCCCAAGGCCCTGGTTCGCCTGGGCGGGGTGCCGCTGCTTGTGCATGCCATCCGCGGGATGAACGCGGCCGGTATTGACGACGTGGTCGTCACCATTCCCGCCGGCGTTGAGGCACGCGCGGCTTTCACCGACGCCTTGGCCGAGGGTGGGGTTGCGGCCCGCCTGGTGGTGGGCGGTAGCACGCGCCAGGGATCCGTTGCGAACGGTCTGGCGGCTGTGACCAGCGATTATGTTCTTATCCACGACGCCGCCCGGGCGCTGACCCCGGTGAGCGTCATTTCTCGCGTGTGCCGCGCGTTGGAGGCGGGGCACGACGCCGTCGTCCCGGCTCTCGCCGTGACCGACACGATCAAGGAGGTCGGCCCACGCCAGGTGCAGGCCGCTGGCTCCGGTGGCGTGAGTGGTGCCGACGGCGTCGTGGACGTGGAACCCGTGGTGGCCACGTTGGACCGTGCGAAGCTGCGCGCGATGCAGACGCCGCAGGGCTTCCGCACGGAGCTCGTGCGGCGGGCGCACCGGGCCGGCTGGGAGCGCGGCGCGAACGAGGCGAGCGCCGCCCCGGACGACGCGGCGCTCGTGGAGGCGATGGGTGAGCCGGTGGTGCTCGTCGAGGGATCGCCGGAGGCGATGAAGGTAACCACCGCCTGGGACTTGGCGGTGGCACACATGTTGTTAACGAGGGACGAGTAA
- the ispF gene encoding 2-C-methyl-D-erythritol 2,4-cyclodiphosphate synthase: MAMRVATAFDAHKFSADPARPLWLACLEWDGVRGLEGHSDADVAAHAACDALLMAAGVGELGAVFGTDRPEWAGASGEVLLAESVRLVREAGWMIENVSVQIIGQRPRFAPRKGEAEAAMSAVVGAPVSVAATTSDRMGFTGRDEGLAAIATALLTR; this comes from the coding sequence ATGGCGATGCGCGTGGCGACGGCTTTTGACGCACACAAGTTTTCCGCAGACCCCGCACGCCCGCTGTGGCTGGCGTGCCTCGAGTGGGATGGCGTGCGCGGGCTCGAGGGGCATTCGGATGCCGACGTCGCCGCTCACGCGGCCTGCGACGCCTTGCTGATGGCCGCCGGTGTGGGCGAGTTGGGTGCCGTCTTCGGTACGGATCGTCCCGAGTGGGCCGGAGCGTCGGGCGAGGTGTTGCTGGCCGAGTCGGTCCGGCTCGTGCGAGAGGCCGGGTGGATGATTGAGAACGTCTCCGTCCAGATTATCGGGCAACGCCCGAGGTTTGCTCCGCGCAAGGGGGAAGCGGAGGCGGCGATGAGCGCGGTGGTCGGTGCGCCGGTATCGGTTGCGGCGACCACCTCGGATCGCATGGGCTTCACTGGCCGTGACGAGGGACTGGCGGCGATCGCCACGGCACTGCTGACGCGCTAG
- a CDS encoding aldose 1-epimerase, whose product MIIQLTNGSQRLTLSTRGATIFDWDPGIGTSVLDGYRSLAEQEENDGFRNAVLAPWSNRTEDATWDDDGVARSTLGLTNAEGLHGLVWSAEFEVVSETWPDGVVDYEIIGDHIELATTIPDSPAYPGPVDVRVRYDISDSGKLGVRIAARNAGGREIPVALGWHPYVRVEMAKAHLQLAATHAIVTDDRLLPLPGEKAFRALEKGLDRLSREIPLDPDLDTGFTGLGVDRGWATAHLDTGLGYEVEMSMKVDNGVGRPNFHVFTGAPLKRDPLKSLALEPCLTMANMLNRSEEKARVMVQPGETRTLEVEVVVR is encoded by the coding sequence ATGATCATCCAACTGACGAATGGTAGCCAACGGCTGACGTTAAGCACGCGCGGTGCCACGATCTTCGACTGGGACCCCGGCATCGGCACCTCCGTCCTCGACGGGTATCGCAGCTTGGCCGAGCAAGAAGAGAACGACGGGTTCCGCAACGCCGTTCTCGCGCCGTGGTCGAACCGAACCGAAGATGCCACCTGGGACGATGACGGCGTGGCCCGCTCCACGCTCGGCCTCACCAACGCCGAGGGCCTGCATGGGCTAGTGTGGTCGGCGGAGTTTGAGGTGGTCAGCGAAACCTGGCCCGACGGCGTCGTCGACTACGAAATCATCGGTGATCACATCGAGCTAGCTACCACGATTCCTGACTCGCCGGCCTACCCCGGCCCGGTCGACGTGCGGGTCCGGTACGACATCTCTGACTCGGGAAAGCTTGGCGTGCGGATAGCCGCGCGCAACGCGGGCGGGCGCGAGATACCCGTCGCCCTGGGGTGGCACCCGTACGTCCGGGTGGAGATGGCCAAGGCACACCTGCAACTGGCCGCCACGCATGCGATAGTGACCGACGATCGCCTCCTTCCGTTGCCTGGCGAGAAAGCCTTCCGTGCGCTCGAGAAAGGTCTGGACAGGTTGTCGCGAGAGATTCCCCTCGACCCCGACCTCGACACGGGCTTCACTGGCCTCGGCGTCGACCGTGGGTGGGCCACTGCCCATCTCGACACTGGGCTCGGGTATGAGGTGGAGATGTCGATGAAGGTGGACAACGGCGTCGGCAGGCCAAACTTCCACGTCTTCACGGGCGCTCCGCTCAAGCGTGACCCGTTGAAGTCGCTTGCCCTTGAGCCGTGTCTGACCATGGCAAACATGCTCAACCGCAGTGAAGAAAAGGCGAGGGTGATGGTGCAGCCGGGTGAGACTCGCACGCTCGAGGTCGAAGTCGTGGTCCGTTGA
- a CDS encoding MFS transporter, which yields MDIHASAGNAALDSTRIRTFNKDVWAWGLWDWGSAAFNAVVTTFVFAVYLTNAKLFGPDANRLLGYAMTIAGLFIALIAPALGQAVDRSGRRSTILRFTTLSTALIIACLFFVTPGQHGLMLGLVLLALGNIAFETGSVIYNALISDISAPHNVGRISGFGWGLGYLGGIVLLMILFVGFISPDVGWFGVTKEAGLNIRVAMLIAALWLLTASLPLLFRLKNKPARTDTPRLGVFEAYRQLFRSIAELWRHDRQVVWFLLSSAIYRDGLAGVFSFGAVLAGNAFGFAPNEVIIFGVATNVVAGIATISFGWLDDRIGARAVIIISLVSMVAMGMSVFLFHDGVAGLTPKQVYWVFGLVLCIFVGPIQSASRTYLARIAPPGEEAEIFGLYATTGRAVSPLAPFMYSTAITVGAGVMGIGVGEAAYFGILGITIVLVLGLLAFLPVKAQPKHQG from the coding sequence ATGGACATCCACGCAAGCGCGGGCAATGCAGCCCTCGATTCCACCCGAATAAGAACTTTCAATAAGGACGTATGGGCTTGGGGCCTCTGGGATTGGGGCTCTGCGGCATTCAACGCCGTCGTCACCACGTTCGTCTTTGCCGTTTACCTGACGAACGCGAAACTCTTCGGCCCGGATGCGAACCGACTTCTCGGCTACGCCATGACTATCGCGGGTCTTTTCATTGCACTCATTGCCCCGGCTCTGGGGCAGGCTGTTGACCGTAGCGGGCGTCGTAGCACAATTCTTCGCTTCACGACGTTGTCTACCGCGCTTATCATCGCTTGTCTCTTCTTCGTCACGCCAGGTCAACATGGCTTGATGCTTGGGCTTGTTCTCTTAGCGCTGGGCAATATCGCATTCGAGACTGGCTCGGTCATTTACAACGCCTTGATTTCCGACATCTCTGCTCCACATAACGTCGGGCGTATATCTGGTTTCGGCTGGGGCTTGGGCTACTTGGGCGGCATCGTGCTACTCATGATCCTCTTCGTCGGCTTCATCTCTCCCGACGTCGGCTGGTTCGGCGTAACCAAGGAAGCCGGGCTTAACATCCGCGTCGCGATGCTTATCGCTGCCCTGTGGCTCCTGACCGCGTCGCTACCTTTGCTCTTCAGGCTCAAGAACAAGCCTGCTCGCACAGATACACCCCGGCTGGGCGTTTTCGAGGCGTACCGCCAGCTCTTCCGTTCGATTGCCGAGCTGTGGCGGCATGATCGCCAGGTGGTGTGGTTCTTGCTCTCGTCGGCGATTTACCGCGACGGTCTGGCCGGTGTCTTCTCCTTCGGCGCCGTCCTAGCCGGTAATGCTTTCGGTTTTGCACCCAACGAGGTCATCATTTTCGGTGTTGCTACGAACGTGGTCGCTGGTATCGCCACGATCAGTTTCGGATGGCTTGACGACAGGATCGGCGCACGCGCCGTCATCATTATCTCGCTCGTATCGATGGTCGCTATGGGCATGTCTGTGTTCTTGTTTCACGACGGCGTCGCCGGGCTCACCCCGAAACAGGTGTACTGGGTGTTCGGCCTTGTGTTGTGCATCTTCGTTGGTCCCATTCAATCCGCATCGCGCACTTACCTAGCCCGTATCGCACCTCCCGGCGAGGAGGCTGAGATCTTTGGCCTGTACGCGACGACGGGGCGCGCCGTCTCTCCACTTGCACCCTTCATGTACTCCACCGCTATCACGGTAGGGGCCGGCGTGATGGGGATCGGTGTTGGCGAGGCCGCCTACTTCGGCATCCTCGGCATTACGATCGTGCTCGTGCTTGGCCTGCTGGCGTTCTTGCCGGTCAAGGCTCAGCCAAAGCATCAAGGCTAA
- the cysS gene encoding cysteine--tRNA ligase, translating into MVKIFDSKTKSLRDFTPLNPGKVGIYLCGATVQGSPHIGHMRSALAFDVLVRWLKRSGYEVTMVRNVTDIDDKILAKSAEAGAPWWAWAYRFENEFAKAYRALGVLDPTYEPRATGHVPEMIDLMKVLIERGHAYAGDSGNVYFDVSSLEDYGSLTNQSVADLHVDDDEAAADKRGPHDFALWKAPKAGEPESASWDTPWGRGRPGWHLECSAMAGKYLGDAFDIHAGGIDLRFPHHENEQAQSHGAGQDFAQYWMHNAWVTIEGEKMSKSLGNSLTVENILTEHAAVIVRLALGTVHYRSTVAYSEATLTEAAAIWDRLAGFVHRSVQTVGEVPLQEIAAVGRDDLPAEFVEALDDDLNVSAGLAVIHEHVTAGNNALANNDHVEARIEQVLVRAMLDVLGLDPMAEPWRHTEASSTMHDALDSLVNRILDERAAARAEKDWARADSLRDSLTQAGIVVEDSAEGARWKVGGDLG; encoded by the coding sequence ATAGTGAAGATTTTTGATTCGAAGACCAAGTCGCTACGAGATTTCACACCTCTCAATCCGGGCAAGGTGGGTATCTACCTGTGTGGTGCCACCGTGCAGGGTAGCCCCCACATTGGCCACATGCGCTCCGCTCTCGCCTTCGATGTGTTGGTGCGGTGGCTGAAGCGTTCCGGTTACGAAGTGACGATGGTCCGCAACGTGACGGATATCGATGACAAAATCTTGGCGAAATCTGCCGAGGCGGGCGCGCCGTGGTGGGCATGGGCCTACCGATTTGAAAACGAATTCGCCAAGGCTTATCGCGCGCTCGGCGTGCTTGATCCTACCTACGAGCCGCGTGCAACCGGGCATGTTCCCGAGATGATTGATCTCATGAAGGTCCTCATCGAACGCGGGCACGCCTACGCGGGGGACAGCGGGAACGTGTATTTCGACGTTTCCTCGCTGGAGGATTACGGATCGCTCACCAACCAGTCAGTGGCCGATTTGCACGTTGACGACGACGAAGCGGCAGCCGACAAGCGTGGTCCGCACGATTTCGCACTGTGGAAGGCGCCCAAGGCGGGAGAGCCGGAGAGCGCCTCATGGGACACGCCATGGGGGCGCGGCCGCCCCGGCTGGCATCTTGAGTGCTCGGCGATGGCAGGCAAGTACCTTGGCGACGCGTTCGACATTCACGCCGGCGGCATCGATCTTCGTTTCCCACATCACGAGAACGAACAGGCCCAGTCCCATGGCGCCGGGCAGGACTTTGCCCAATACTGGATGCATAACGCGTGGGTGACCATTGAGGGCGAAAAGATGAGCAAGTCACTGGGTAACTCGCTCACGGTGGAGAACATTCTGACCGAGCACGCAGCCGTGATCGTCCGCCTCGCCCTGGGAACCGTTCACTACCGCTCGACAGTGGCGTATTCCGAGGCCACTCTCACCGAGGCCGCCGCGATCTGGGATCGGCTAGCGGGGTTTGTCCACCGGTCAGTGCAGACCGTCGGCGAGGTTCCGTTGCAGGAGATTGCCGCGGTTGGCCGCGACGATCTTCCGGCCGAATTCGTCGAGGCCCTGGACGATGACCTCAACGTCTCAGCCGGCCTAGCTGTTATCCACGAGCATGTGACGGCGGGCAACAATGCGCTCGCGAACAACGATCACGTGGAGGCGCGTATCGAGCAGGTGCTGGTGCGTGCGATGCTCGACGTGTTGGGACTGGATCCGATGGCGGAGCCGTGGCGGCACACGGAGGCATCCTCGACGATGCATGATGCTCTTGACTCCCTGGTCAACCGCATTCTGGATGAGCGCGCCGCCGCGCGCGCCGAAAAGGATTGGGCACGCGCGGACTCACTGCGCGATTCGCTCACACAAGCAGGCATTGTGGTCGAAGATTCGGCCGAGGGTGCACGATGGAAAGTAGGTGGAGACCTTGGCTAA
- the rlmB gene encoding 23S rRNA (guanosine(2251)-2'-O)-methyltransferase RlmB, which yields MANAHRGRPGAVRKNARKGASKGTGGHSRKRLEGRGPTPKAEDRTYHPAYKKKQEREAVARKAEGPKLRGILRQPEGYELVAGRNPVYEAVQSGIPYERVFLVGAMSHDERVAEVARAAMATGTTIVEVTRTELDKMTDGAVHQGIAIEVPPFDYADVEDLVEIAAESIRPGLIVALDSVTDPHNLGAVMRSAAAFRADGVLIPERRSASVNATVWKVSAGAAARLPVARETNLVRALKHLKELGYFVVGLAGDGDAVVGEVNMADVPLVLVTGSEGGGLSRLVRETCDVVASIPIDGSTESLNAAVATGIALYQIDQHRRSI from the coding sequence TTGGCTAACGCTCATCGCGGACGCCCCGGCGCCGTACGTAAGAATGCCCGCAAGGGTGCGAGCAAGGGCACGGGCGGCCATTCGCGCAAGCGCCTGGAGGGCAGGGGCCCGACGCCGAAGGCCGAGGATCGTACCTACCATCCGGCATATAAGAAGAAGCAAGAACGTGAAGCCGTGGCACGTAAGGCCGAGGGGCCGAAGTTGCGCGGTATTCTGCGTCAGCCCGAAGGCTACGAGCTCGTCGCTGGGCGCAACCCGGTCTACGAGGCGGTCCAGTCGGGTATCCCTTATGAGCGGGTGTTCCTCGTTGGGGCCATGTCTCACGACGAGCGTGTGGCCGAGGTTGCCCGCGCCGCCATGGCCACGGGCACCACGATCGTGGAGGTCACCCGCACGGAGCTGGACAAGATGACCGACGGCGCGGTTCATCAGGGTATCGCCATCGAGGTCCCGCCCTTTGACTATGCGGATGTTGAGGACCTGGTTGAGATCGCCGCCGAATCGATACGCCCGGGTCTGATCGTGGCACTCGATTCTGTGACCGACCCCCACAACCTTGGCGCTGTCATGCGTTCGGCGGCCGCCTTCCGTGCAGACGGTGTGTTGATCCCCGAGCGCCGATCGGCGTCGGTGAATGCGACAGTGTGGAAGGTGTCGGCGGGCGCGGCTGCGCGTCTCCCGGTTGCTCGCGAAACCAACCTTGTGCGTGCGCTCAAGCATCTCAAGGAGTTGGGCTACTTCGTCGTCGGGCTGGCTGGCGACGGGGACGCCGTCGTCGGTGAGGTCAATATGGCTGATGTCCCGCTCGTCCTCGTGACGGGTTCGGAGGGCGGCGGCCTGTCGCGCCTCGTGCGTGAGACGTGCGACGTCGTCGCCTCGATTCCGATCGACGGTTCGACCGAGTCGCTCAACGCGGCCGTGGCCACGGGCATCGCGCTGTACCAGATCGATCAGCACCGGCGCTCCATCTAA
- a CDS encoding ASCH domain-containing protein, with product MTSFGLPIEPADADLEAFWTHAIIAGKLNPIDAVGGQTDLVSLRPGAFAFGATRVAANRLAELVLTGAKRATSSYAAAYALEGESFPTPDDMWILCDGEGRPRALLRNTDVVVTPFDEIGPDVADAEGEGDLATWRADHERFFTEEGNEFGYDFDPSGDVVTEYFEVLYAK from the coding sequence ATGACTAGCTTCGGACTTCCGATCGAGCCGGCCGACGCCGACCTCGAGGCTTTCTGGACGCACGCGATCATCGCCGGCAAGCTCAACCCGATCGACGCCGTCGGCGGGCAAACCGACCTCGTCTCGTTACGCCCGGGCGCCTTTGCCTTCGGGGCGACTCGGGTGGCCGCCAACAGGCTAGCCGAACTCGTCCTCACCGGAGCCAAGCGCGCGACCTCCAGTTACGCTGCCGCCTACGCCCTCGAAGGCGAGTCCTTCCCGACGCCGGACGACATGTGGATTCTCTGCGACGGCGAGGGCCGGCCGCGGGCGTTGCTGCGTAACACCGACGTCGTTGTGACACCTTTCGATGAGATCGGGCCCGACGTAGCCGACGCCGAAGGCGAGGGCGACCTCGCGACGTGGCGTGCCGACCATGAGCGCTTCTTCACAGAAGAGGGCAACGAGTTCGGCTACGACTTCGATCCCTCCGGCGATGTGGTGACCGAATACTTTGAGGTCCTTTACGCCAAGTAA